One genomic region from Sphingobacterium sp. UGAL515B_05 encodes:
- a CDS encoding FecR family protein — MSQKDYKQLEDFLIDDTFQKYCSGEDKNCILYWQQYSLNHPEQAETILKAKRLFQLLVGNRRPVNEQLEKLKTDLQNAPVEHRVSYRLNWPKWAAIAAVFVALISGGIWYYAQPGKVDTTLPISAIGQVYQTKNGEKKTFELSDGSTVTLNSASKLELSADFNQELRVVRLAGEGYFQVAKNKEKPFVVQASDFDIKVLGTTFNVKSYADEPTAEALLVEGSIEMTSKGQRENSVVIKPNQKITIFKNQAEIAIARKNNKPIASKLPVKEIAIENIPTIESNTAEIPDIAWRENRLEIVDQDFESLRRTLERWYDVDIDIQNDRLKQYRFTATFSKEDIAQVLSALQKVEPFKFNVYGRKITISEK; from the coding sequence ATGAGCCAAAAAGATTATAAACAGTTAGAAGATTTTTTGATTGATGATACTTTTCAAAAGTATTGTTCGGGAGAAGATAAAAACTGTATTCTATACTGGCAACAATATAGCCTGAATCATCCAGAACAAGCGGAGACGATTCTGAAAGCCAAACGCCTATTTCAACTCTTGGTTGGTAACCGCAGACCTGTGAATGAGCAATTGGAAAAATTGAAGACAGATCTGCAAAATGCTCCAGTAGAACATCGCGTGTCCTATCGGCTTAACTGGCCTAAATGGGCAGCCATTGCCGCTGTATTTGTCGCTTTGATATCGGGCGGTATCTGGTATTATGCTCAACCGGGCAAAGTTGATACGACATTACCAATAAGCGCAATTGGCCAGGTCTATCAAACAAAAAATGGTGAAAAAAAGACCTTCGAATTAAGTGACGGAAGTACTGTTACGTTAAACTCTGCAAGCAAACTGGAGTTATCGGCAGATTTCAATCAGGAATTGCGTGTGGTGCGGCTTGCGGGTGAAGGTTATTTTCAGGTGGCCAAGAATAAGGAGAAACCTTTTGTGGTACAAGCATCTGATTTTGATATCAAGGTCCTGGGAACAACATTTAATGTGAAGAGTTATGCCGATGAACCCACAGCAGAAGCACTGCTTGTCGAAGGATCGATTGAAATGACGAGCAAAGGACAGCGTGAAAATTCTGTTGTTATCAAACCGAATCAAAAAATCACGATCTTTAAGAATCAAGCTGAAATAGCAATTGCTCGTAAAAACAATAAACCAATCGCGAGCAAATTACCGGTTAAGGAGATTGCCATAGAGAACATCCCTACAATAGAATCCAATACAGCTGAAATACCAGACATTGCATGGCGTGAAAATAGATTAGAAATCGTGGACCAAGATTTTGAATCGCTTCGCCGGACGTTGGAACGTTGGTATGATGTGGATATAGACATTCAAAACGACCGATTAAAACAATACCGTTTTACAGCAACCTTCAGTAAAGAAGATATTGCTCAGGTATTGAGTGCTTTACAAAAAGTTGAACCTTTTAAATTTAATGTATATGGGAGAAAAATAACTATATCAGAGAAGTAA
- a CDS encoding RNA polymerase sigma factor, whose protein sequence is MRNKMGYRLLWERIRTGDETAFFDLYAALYQELVNFGIRTCGDSDLASEATDQVFVKIWEKREQLDRVENVQSYLITFLKRRILRLLEKQHKINTALQNVKAEDDWVEMPYEEFVIKVQTNEIIQIRLKEALEKLSFRQKQLVNLKFFEGYSYEKIAETTQMSVKTAYNTLYDALKILREELKDI, encoded by the coding sequence ATGAGAAATAAAATGGGGTACCGCTTATTGTGGGAACGTATTCGTACTGGAGACGAAACGGCCTTCTTTGATCTATATGCGGCGCTCTATCAAGAGCTTGTCAATTTTGGAATACGCACTTGTGGCGACAGTGACTTGGCAAGTGAAGCAACCGATCAGGTCTTTGTTAAAATTTGGGAGAAAAGAGAACAGCTAGATCGGGTAGAAAATGTACAGTCCTATCTCATTACTTTTTTAAAAAGACGTATTCTGCGTCTACTGGAGAAACAACATAAAATCAATACAGCCCTTCAAAATGTGAAAGCTGAAGATGACTGGGTGGAGATGCCCTATGAGGAGTTTGTCATCAAAGTACAGACGAATGAAATTATACAGATCCGTTTGAAGGAGGCGTTGGAGAAGTTGTCTTTTCGTCAGAAACAGCTGGTGAATCTGAAGTTTTTTGAGGGCTATTCCTATGAAAAAATAGCTGAAACTACGCAGATGTCGGTGAAAACTGCCTACAATACGCTTTATGATGCTTTAAAGATTCTGAGGGAGGAATTGAAAGATATCTAA